Proteins encoded within one genomic window of Companilactobacillus sp.:
- a CDS encoding esterase/lipase family protein — MKKKPIIALLFGLVFAIIGFVGSSNTTFASNDYPVVFVNGLTGWGRGEDGNNLYWGGTTTDIIKDLNYGTTSSNPNALEGTVSPYSSNYDRAVELYYYIKGGTVDYGQVHSQKYGHARYGRTFPGIYPQWNGTNKIHLLGHSMGGQTVRELDTLLRNGSPEEVQATGSDTSSLFQGGKNWVDSVVTVASPNNGTPTANDVGNLQVVRDLLYTGSIMGIKVPKIVISNDYKLDQWGLTRKAGQSNLSFLKAAVNSKAWKTTDNSLYDLTFNGANNINARTDLAPDEHYFSYSGIATKPNALGHYVPISTMNSVDVAGAAFIGSHGNDPRWWPNDGEVPVISAEYPSNQQAIRDDSTDDTQTGVWQYNDPEQGWDHKDFILADPDQAASLRNPMINFYDNIIQKLHSLD; from the coding sequence ATGAAAAAGAAACCAATAATAGCCTTATTATTTGGTCTTGTTTTTGCAATTATTGGATTTGTCGGATCAAGCAATACTACATTTGCTTCTAATGACTACCCAGTAGTATTCGTCAATGGTCTAACTGGCTGGGGACGTGGCGAAGACGGCAACAACCTATACTGGGGCGGTACAACAACCGATATTATCAAAGATCTAAACTACGGAACTACTAGCAGCAATCCCAATGCACTGGAAGGTACAGTAAGTCCTTACAGTAGTAACTACGATCGTGCTGTAGAACTGTATTACTACATCAAGGGTGGAACTGTTGACTATGGTCAAGTTCACTCTCAAAAATATGGGCATGCTCGTTACGGCAGAACATTCCCAGGAATCTATCCACAATGGAACGGGACTAACAAGATTCACTTGCTAGGTCACTCAATGGGTGGTCAAACTGTTCGTGAACTCGATACTTTGCTACGTAATGGTAGCCCAGAGGAAGTTCAAGCAACTGGTTCAGACACAAGCTCATTATTCCAAGGTGGCAAAAACTGGGTCGACTCTGTTGTTACAGTAGCTTCACCTAACAACGGTACTCCAACAGCCAATGACGTTGGTAACCTCCAAGTCGTTAGAGATCTATTGTACACAGGCTCAATCATGGGCATCAAAGTTCCTAAGATCGTTATCTCAAACGATTACAAACTCGATCAATGGGGACTTACTCGTAAAGCAGGTCAATCAAACCTTAGCTTCCTCAAAGCTGCTGTAAATAGCAAAGCTTGGAAGACTACTGATAACTCACTTTATGATTTAACATTCAACGGAGCAAACAACATCAATGCAAGAACTGATCTTGCACCTGATGAACACTACTTCTCATATTCAGGTATTGCAACAAAACCTAATGCACTTGGACACTATGTTCCAATCTCAACTATGAATTCTGTCGATGTTGCCGGTGCAGCCTTCATTGGTTCACATGGCAATGATCCAAGATGGTGGCCAAATGATGGTGAGGTTCCAGTTATTTCTGCTGAATACCCATCAAATCAACAAGCCATCCGTGATGATTCTACTGACGATACACAAACTGGTGTATGGCAATACAATGATCCAGAACAAGGTTGGGATCACAAAGACTTTATCCTAGCTGATCCAGATCAAGCTGCAAGTCTTAGAAACCCAATGATCAATTTCTATGACAATATCATTCAGAAATTACATTCATTAGATTAA
- the dhaK gene encoding dihydroxyacetone kinase subunit DhaK has protein sequence MKKIINNVEDIVPEMVAGLVESNSDLVKQIPGTTAVMRADDKFATAKQVGVVSGGGSGHEPLHAGFVGDGMLSAAVAGEVFTSPTPDQIYEAIKAVDKGMGVLLIVKNYSGDVMNFDMAKEMAEADDIKVKSIIVDDDISVENSEFTQGKRGVAGTVFVEKIIGAAARAGKSLDELAELGQKVIDGTKTIGIALKAATVPAVGHPGFELKDDEIEFGIGIHNERGYSVEKIKPSKELSKELVDKISGEFADKDGKFAILVNGMGATPLMEQYIFAHDTFAQLKEKKMEVGFSKVGNMTTSLDMVGISLTIMKAEDQWIKWLKEPVTTIGW, from the coding sequence ATGAAAAAAATTATTAATAATGTTGAAGATATCGTCCCTGAAATGGTTGCAGGGTTGGTGGAATCAAATTCTGATTTAGTTAAACAAATCCCTGGAACTACCGCTGTGATGCGTGCAGACGATAAGTTTGCGACTGCAAAACAAGTTGGTGTTGTTTCCGGTGGCGGCAGTGGGCATGAGCCATTGCATGCTGGGTTTGTTGGCGACGGAATGCTCTCTGCCGCTGTAGCTGGCGAGGTATTTACTTCACCCACACCTGATCAAATATATGAAGCAATCAAAGCCGTAGATAAAGGTATGGGCGTTTTACTGATCGTCAAAAATTATTCTGGCGATGTCATGAATTTTGATATGGCAAAAGAAATGGCTGAGGCCGATGATATCAAGGTTAAGTCGATCATTGTCGATGATGACATTTCAGTCGAAAATAGTGAATTTACTCAAGGAAAACGTGGTGTTGCCGGAACCGTTTTTGTTGAAAAAATTATTGGAGCCGCTGCCAGAGCGGGTAAGTCATTAGACGAATTAGCTGAATTAGGTCAAAAGGTCATTGACGGCACTAAAACAATTGGCATCGCTCTTAAAGCAGCAACTGTCCCAGCAGTTGGACATCCTGGTTTTGAATTAAAAGATGATGAGATTGAATTTGGCATTGGTATCCATAACGAAAGAGGATATTCGGTTGAAAAAATTAAGCCATCTAAAGAGTTATCAAAAGAATTAGTTGATAAAATTTCTGGTGAATTTGCTGACAAAGATGGAAAATTTGCAATTCTTGTCAATGGTATGGGAGCCACGCCATTGATGGAACAATATATTTTTGCACATGATACTTTTGCCCAACTCAAAGAAAAGAAGATGGAAGTTGGATTTTCGAAAGTCGGGAACATGACTACTTCCCTAGACATGGTTGGAATTTCTTTGACAATCATGAAGGCAGAAGATCAATGGATCAAATGGCTCAAAGAACCAGTAACGACAATTGGATGGTAG
- a CDS encoding AEC family transporter has product MGAFITSVESVAEIVIVIALGYWLRNSGRLGDEFKGNISFLIMNIALPASIFVSVLKYLNRDKLASLSGGLIFAFGSFAVSYIVAWLLTKILKIRKGRRGTFINMFANANTIFIGLPLNMALFGTKSLPYFLVYYVMNTISTWAIGVFFISNDDPTVEKSEKKEFNWRKLLPAPLVGFLVSLVFLLLAIPIPDWITKTLDMVGGIVTPMSLIYIGIILADAGLKSIKFDRDTIWALLGRFVFAPAIMIGFVMFGASIGHGLPQLEASTLIIQAAAPGLAVLPILVDQAHGDVDYATNLVTTSTVLFVVVVPILMQIVNVI; this is encoded by the coding sequence ATGGGTGCATTTATTACTTCAGTTGAGAGTGTTGCCGAAATCGTGATCGTAATTGCTTTAGGTTATTGGTTGCGAAACTCCGGCCGTCTCGGCGATGAATTTAAAGGCAATATTTCATTCTTAATTATGAATATTGCTTTACCTGCTTCAATTTTCGTATCAGTTTTAAAATATTTAAATCGAGATAAATTAGCCAGCTTGTCTGGCGGTCTGATCTTTGCCTTCGGAAGTTTTGCAGTCAGCTATATTGTGGCTTGGCTGTTGACTAAAATTTTGAAGATCAGAAAAGGTCGTCGTGGAACGTTTATTAATATGTTTGCCAACGCAAATACTATTTTTATCGGATTACCTTTGAACATGGCTTTATTTGGAACTAAGAGTTTACCTTACTTCTTGGTTTACTACGTGATGAATACCATTTCAACTTGGGCAATTGGTGTCTTCTTCATTTCAAACGATGACCCAACCGTTGAAAAAAGCGAGAAAAAAGAATTTAATTGGAGAAAGCTTTTGCCAGCTCCATTAGTTGGATTTCTAGTCTCACTAGTTTTCTTGCTACTAGCCATTCCGATTCCAGACTGGATCACTAAGACTCTAGACATGGTCGGAGGAATCGTTACACCAATGTCATTGATTTACATTGGTATTATCCTAGCGGATGCTGGACTTAAATCAATCAAATTCGATCGTGATACTATTTGGGCATTGCTTGGACGATTCGTCTTTGCACCAGCTATTATGATAGGATTTGTCATGTTTGGTGCTTCAATTGGCCATGGTTTGCCACAACTTGAAGCAAGTACCTTGATCATCCAAGCTGCTGCACCAGGACTTGCCGTACTTCCAATCCTAGTCGATCAAGCACACGGTGACGTTGATTATGCAACGAACTTAGTGACAACTTCAACTGTTCTCTTCGTCGTCGTTGTTCCAATCCTTATGCAGATCGTTAATGTAATTTAA
- a CDS encoding HAD family hydrolase → MISFIGTDLDGTLLNSNKEISQENIRAIRAAVDKGITFAICSGRTLDSVQNFFDALQVPGYKVLLNGAVIFDPDNKKISDRPIAKAVVDDLLRSVDGYGFKVVIDGLDSTYVTDPELSDATYFEGVSKRNVLVGSVTELREINDRKDSVVYKVCFSSSEDRVAQLMKKIETFTSMPVVISRSGESYYELNALDCTKLSGLQRISAVSKIPIAEFMCFGDYGNDLEMLRGVGYGVAMDNAMEEVKDVADIITGTNDENGVAQVINRVLDKKIK, encoded by the coding sequence ATGATCAGTTTCATTGGTACAGATCTGGATGGAACTCTACTAAATAGTAATAAAGAGATCTCTCAGGAAAATATTAGAGCAATCAGAGCAGCTGTCGACAAGGGGATAACTTTTGCCATATGTTCTGGTCGTACTTTGGACTCCGTCCAAAATTTTTTTGACGCATTACAAGTACCTGGTTATAAGGTGTTGCTAAATGGTGCAGTAATTTTTGATCCTGATAATAAAAAAATCAGCGATCGACCAATTGCTAAAGCAGTGGTCGATGATCTTTTGCGTAGCGTTGATGGCTATGGATTCAAAGTCGTGATCGACGGATTAGATTCGACCTATGTCACTGATCCAGAATTGAGCGATGCGACTTATTTTGAAGGAGTCAGTAAACGAAATGTTTTAGTCGGTTCAGTGACTGAATTAAGAGAGATCAATGACCGAAAAGATTCTGTCGTTTATAAGGTCTGTTTTAGTTCAAGCGAAGATCGAGTTGCTCAACTAATGAAAAAAATCGAAACATTCACGTCAATGCCCGTAGTTATCAGTCGTTCAGGTGAATCTTATTATGAGCTCAATGCTCTCGACTGTACAAAGCTGTCAGGATTGCAAAGAATTTCCGCGGTATCAAAGATACCAATCGCTGAATTTATGTGTTTCGGGGATTACGGAAATGATTTGGAAATGTTGCGCGGAGTAGGCTACGGAGTAGCAATGGATAACGCAATGGAAGAAGTAAAGGACGTCGCCGACATCATCACAGGCACTAACGATGAAAATGGCGTAGCACAAGTAATAAATCGAGTTTTAGATAAGAAGATCAAATAG
- a CDS encoding malolactic enzyme, with protein sequence MSKGFNVLNNPFLNKGTAFTKQERIDLGIEGLVPPFVQTLDQQVEQTYAQYQMRDTDLAKRLFLMEIFNENRVLFYKLFSEHVNEFMPIVYDPTIADTIENYSRLFVDPQNAAYLSINEPDQIEQVLKNAADGRDIKLIVVTDGEGILGIGDWGVQGVDISVGKLMVYTAAAGIDPKSVLPVSLDVGTNNQKLLDDDLYLGNRQPRVTGDKYYDFVDKFVDAAEKTFPNMYLHFEDFGRDNAANILNKYKDKILTFNDDIQGTGIITLAGILGALNISKQKLTDQVYLSFGAGTAGAGILKRIFDAMVEEGLSETEARKRFYMVDKQGLLFTDTEGLTPEQKPFARDRSEFENADELTNLNAVMKAVHPSIMVGTSTQPGSFTKEIIQEMAAHTERPIIFPLSNPTKLAEATAEDLINWTDGKALVATGVPAEPVKLNGVEYHIGQANNALVYPGLGLGALAVNAKLLSDGMINRAAHSLGGIVDPDQPGAAVLPPVTKLDQFSLTVAEGVADQAIKENLSDSTDAKAAVENLKWKPEY encoded by the coding sequence ATGTCAAAAGGTTTTAATGTATTAAATAACCCATTTTTAAATAAGGGTACAGCTTTTACTAAACAAGAAAGAATCGATTTAGGAATTGAAGGCTTAGTCCCTCCATTCGTTCAAACACTAGATCAACAAGTTGAACAAACTTATGCGCAATATCAAATGAGAGATACAGATTTAGCAAAAAGATTATTCTTAATGGAGATCTTTAATGAAAATCGTGTCTTGTTCTACAAATTATTCAGCGAACATGTCAATGAGTTCATGCCAATCGTGTATGACCCAACCATCGCTGACACAATTGAAAACTACAGTCGTTTATTCGTTGACCCACAAAACGCTGCCTACTTATCAATCAATGAACCAGATCAAATTGAACAAGTACTTAAAAATGCTGCCGATGGTCGCGATATCAAGTTGATCGTAGTTACCGATGGTGAAGGAATTCTTGGTATCGGTGATTGGGGCGTCCAAGGTGTCGATATTTCAGTTGGTAAATTAATGGTTTATACAGCTGCTGCTGGAATCGATCCAAAATCAGTCCTACCAGTTAGTCTTGATGTTGGTACTAATAATCAAAAATTATTAGACGATGATTTATATCTCGGTAATCGTCAACCTCGTGTTACTGGTGATAAATATTATGACTTCGTTGACAAATTCGTCGATGCTGCTGAAAAAACATTCCCTAACATGTACTTGCATTTTGAGGACTTTGGTCGTGACAACGCCGCCAATATCCTAAACAAGTATAAAGATAAAATCTTAACTTTTAACGATGATATTCAAGGTACAGGTATTATCACTCTAGCCGGTATCCTAGGTGCGTTAAACATTTCAAAACAAAAATTAACTGATCAAGTTTACCTTTCATTCGGTGCAGGAACCGCCGGTGCTGGTATCTTAAAACGTATCTTTGACGCTATGGTTGAAGAAGGTTTGTCCGAAACCGAAGCACGCAAACGTTTTTACATGGTCGACAAACAAGGTCTCCTATTTACGGATACCGAAGGTTTGACACCTGAACAAAAACCATTTGCTAGAGATCGTTCAGAATTTGAAAATGCTGATGAATTAACTAATTTGAATGCTGTTATGAAGGCTGTTCATCCTTCGATCATGGTCGGAACTTCAACTCAACCTGGTAGTTTCACCAAAGAAATTATTCAAGAAATGGCTGCTCACACCGAGAGACCAATCATCTTCCCATTATCAAATCCAACAAAATTAGCCGAAGCTACTGCTGAAGATTTGATCAACTGGACTGACGGAAAAGCCTTGGTCGCTACCGGTGTGCCTGCTGAACCCGTCAAGTTAAATGGCGTTGAATACCACATTGGACAAGCCAACAATGCTCTTGTCTACCCAGGATTAGGTCTTGGTGCATTAGCTGTCAACGCAAAACTACTTTCAGATGGCATGATTAATCGTGCCGCACATTCATTGGGCGGAATTGTTGACCCTGATCAACCAGGAGCAGCTGTATTGCCTCCTGTTACTAAACTAGATCAATTCAGTTTGACAGTTGCTGAAGGTGTTGCTGATCAAGCAATCAAAGAAAACCTCAGTGATTCGACAGATGCAAAAGCTGCCGTTGAAAACCTTAAATGGAAACCAGAATATTAA
- the dhaL gene encoding dihydroxyacetone kinase subunit DhaL, translating to MELTLDIATKWINLFVEKLENNSAELNELDTAIGDGDHGTNMDRGAKAVKEALAKKAPADLSELFKTTAFAMIQKVGGASGPLYGTAFLDMSKAAKDDSDLAQLVQIGSDGIKRRGQSDVKMKTMIDVWQPVADDLKSGSLSDDQVESALNSTKDMVATKGRASYLEEKSVGHLDPGSQSSAYLFESLVEVIGG from the coding sequence ATGGAATTAACATTAGATATCGCAACTAAGTGGATCAATTTATTCGTTGAAAAACTAGAAAATAATTCCGCTGAATTAAATGAATTAGATACCGCAATCGGCGATGGCGACCATGGAACCAATATGGATCGTGGAGCAAAAGCAGTTAAAGAAGCACTTGCAAAGAAAGCTCCTGCCGATTTGTCAGAGTTATTTAAGACCACAGCTTTTGCCATGATCCAAAAAGTTGGTGGAGCTTCCGGTCCACTATACGGTACGGCATTTTTGGACATGTCAAAGGCAGCTAAAGATGATTCTGACTTAGCCCAATTGGTTCAAATTGGTTCTGATGGAATCAAACGGCGTGGACAATCAGATGTCAAAATGAAAACGATGATCGATGTTTGGCAACCAGTTGCGGATGATTTAAAATCAGGTTCATTAAGTGATGATCAAGTTGAATCTGCGCTAAACTCAACCAAAGACATGGTTGCTACCAAAGGCCGTGCTAGTTATCTTGAGGAAAAATCTGTTGGTCATTTAGACCCAGGTTCTCAATCAAGCGCTTATTTGTTTGAATCGTTAGTTGAAGTGATCGGAGGATAA
- the menH gene encoding 2-succinyl-6-hydroxy-2,4-cyclohexadiene-1-carboxylate synthase — translation MSTITIDQVDYNYESSIRDSSQVTFVFLHGFLGSKRDFEKIVGDFSEQYLVLDLLGFGENKDQNIEPDRFIQKNQVEDLEDIFSELNLVNINLVGYSMGGRLAIAYALKYPKRINSLFLESTTAGISDQQQRLDRQNHDKKLAHSVIDQGMDKFIENWEKLPLFSSQQAVSKNDFTFMHQQRIDQNPINVANSLLEMGTGKQPNYWPDVGQLSKLSVKIIVGSKDSKFIKIGHRLHELIHGSTLTVVSNSGHNVHFETPIEYKKILLNNLLK, via the coding sequence ATGTCAACAATAACAATTGATCAAGTAGATTATAATTATGAATCATCAATTCGGGATTCAAGTCAAGTCACATTTGTTTTTTTGCATGGTTTTCTTGGCAGCAAGCGTGATTTTGAAAAAATTGTTGGAGATTTTTCAGAGCAATATCTTGTTTTAGACCTTTTAGGTTTTGGTGAAAACAAAGATCAAAATATTGAGCCAGATCGATTTATTCAAAAAAATCAAGTGGAAGATCTAGAAGATATTTTTTCAGAATTAAACTTGGTCAATATCAATTTGGTCGGGTACTCCATGGGTGGAAGGTTGGCAATTGCCTACGCATTGAAATATCCGAAGCGGATCAATTCATTATTTCTGGAAAGTACTACTGCAGGTATATCCGATCAACAACAACGTTTGGATAGGCAAAATCATGACAAAAAATTGGCTCATTCGGTGATTGATCAAGGGATGGATAAATTTATTGAAAATTGGGAGAAATTGCCATTATTTAGCAGTCAGCAAGCAGTTTCTAAAAATGACTTTACGTTTATGCATCAACAAAGAATTGATCAAAATCCAATTAATGTGGCAAATTCTTTACTCGAAATGGGGACCGGCAAACAACCTAATTATTGGCCAGATGTTGGTCAATTATCGAAATTGTCAGTCAAGATAATTGTTGGTTCAAAAGACAGTAAATTTATTAAAATTGGTCATCGACTTCATGAACTGATTCATGGATCAACTTTAACTGTTGTCTCTAATTCTGGTCATAATGTGCACTTTGAGACGCCTATCGAATATAAAAAGATTTTATTAAATAATTTGCTGAAATGA
- a CDS encoding citrate lyase holo-[acyl-carrier protein] synthase — MVNVFSEGYTMTDEQIKKGQEATLEEENYLIDEIPENCALVNITMRIPGRIKNNRYISRSFNLVVNDFLQRYQIVKEVLWDLSSGPQAFIIIQKDPGILKKETVAYENEQPLGNISDINVYAVEGDELSAITRKELGLPERKGIIADEYESEHKHSIEEYHEAIDKIINEHVSF, encoded by the coding sequence ATGGTTAATGTTTTTTCAGAAGGATACACGATGACCGATGAACAGATTAAAAAGGGTCAGGAAGCAACGTTAGAAGAAGAAAACTATTTAATTGATGAGATTCCTGAAAATTGTGCATTAGTCAATATTACTATGAGAATTCCTGGTCGAATCAAAAATAACCGCTACATCAGTCGTTCGTTCAATTTAGTCGTTAATGATTTTTTGCAACGTTATCAAATTGTCAAAGAAGTATTATGGGACCTATCTTCAGGACCACAAGCATTTATTATCATTCAAAAGGATCCAGGCATCCTAAAGAAAGAAACGGTTGCCTATGAAAATGAACAGCCACTAGGCAACATTTCTGATATCAATGTTTATGCAGTTGAAGGCGATGAGCTTTCGGCGATCACTCGAAAAGAACTTGGCCTGCCTGAACGCAAGGGTATTATCGCCGATGAATACGAATCAGAACACAAGCATTCAATAGAAGAATATCACGAAGCAATAGATAAAATTATCAATGAACATGTTTCGTTTTAA
- the dhaM gene encoding dihydroxyacetone kinase phosphoryl donor subunit DhaM, with amino-acid sequence MKYGIVIVSHSPKIAEGIKDLISQAAPHLSITYAGGTDEGEIGSSLEKIQSAFDENTGDEILAFYDLGSSKMNLEMYLEMTDKIVHKYDVAIVEGAYTAATLAEIDSPLETIENSLKPLKIK; translated from the coding sequence ATGAAATACGGTATTGTAATAGTGTCGCATTCACCAAAAATCGCCGAGGGAATCAAAGACTTGATCAGTCAAGCTGCACCGCATTTGTCGATTACGTATGCGGGAGGTACTGATGAAGGAGAGATTGGTTCTTCTTTGGAAAAAATCCAATCGGCATTTGATGAAAATACTGGCGATGAAATCTTGGCATTTTACGATTTAGGAAGTTCCAAGATGAATTTGGAAATGTACCTTGAAATGACTGATAAGATCGTTCATAAATATGATGTCGCTATTGTTGAGGGTGCATATACTGCAGCAACGCTAGCTGAGATCGATTCACCTTTGGAAACGATTGAAAACAGTCTGAAACCATTAAAAATTAAATAG
- a CDS encoding DUF1828 domain-containing protein, with protein MDNKEYFTFPFEVGPLNGVKLRSISDSGMTYISDEGKVVSKLVVSGISPTKIEECAAKFGVTFADQILSIKVNNSELKMGKDKILQTILILATSR; from the coding sequence ATGGATAACAAAGAATATTTTACATTTCCTTTTGAGGTAGGCCCGTTAAACGGCGTGAAGTTACGCTCGATCTCTGATTCCGGAATGACTTATATTTCAGATGAAGGGAAAGTTGTTTCAAAATTAGTCGTTTCTGGGATTAGCCCAACGAAGATAGAAGAGTGTGCGGCCAAATTTGGGGTAACTTTTGCAGACCAAATATTATCCATCAAGGTCAATAATTCCGAATTAAAGATGGGTAAAGATAAGATCTTGCAGACAATTCTGATCTTGGCAACTAGTCGCTAG
- a CDS encoding NupC/NupG family nucleoside CNT transporter, translating to MYLIVNIIGLIVFLAIGVLFSKNRKGIQWKSIAIMVVLNLVLAWFLTSMSIGRDIVSGAAAGFNWLVQVAYVGIEFALPSWVHVKSMDFVTSALLPILLIVPLFDILTYIGVLPFIIKWIGKGLSFITGQPKFESFFAVEMMFLGNTEALAVSSLQLKKMKAERDVTLAMMSMSCVTASIIGAYIQMMPGQFILTAIPINIINAIIVTSLLNPVQVEPEEDTVATISSNNDDGKKEPFFSFLGDSILGAGRLILIITANVIAFVALAALIDKILQLVNPWLTLEHILGIIMYPFAWLLGLSSHDSFQMAQYMGTKLVTNEFVVMGKVTGIINKFDPHFKAVLTVFVTSFANFSTLGMIIGCFKGIVDKGKNDIISKNVGYMLLSGILVSLLSAAFVGLFVW from the coding sequence ATGTATTTAATAGTTAATATCATCGGTCTTATCGTATTTCTTGCCATTGGTGTACTTTTCTCGAAGAATCGTAAGGGTATCCAATGGAAATCAATTGCGATCATGGTCGTACTTAACTTAGTACTAGCCTGGTTTTTGACCAGCATGAGTATCGGACGTGATATTGTTTCAGGTGCTGCTGCTGGTTTTAACTGGCTAGTTCAAGTTGCTTACGTAGGTATTGAGTTTGCTTTGCCTAGTTGGGTCCATGTCAAAAGCATGGATTTCGTAACTAGTGCGTTGCTGCCAATTCTTTTGATCGTGCCATTATTTGACATATTGACTTATATCGGTGTTTTACCATTTATTATTAAGTGGATCGGTAAAGGTTTGTCATTTATCACAGGTCAACCCAAGTTTGAATCATTCTTTGCGGTTGAAATGATGTTTTTAGGCAACACCGAAGCTTTGGCGGTTTCTAGTTTACAATTAAAGAAAATGAAGGCAGAACGTGATGTCACATTAGCAATGATGTCGATGAGTTGTGTAACTGCATCGATTATTGGAGCGTACATTCAAATGATGCCAGGTCAATTCATCCTGACCGCGATTCCTATCAATATTATTAATGCAATTATCGTTACCAGTTTATTAAACCCTGTCCAAGTTGAACCAGAAGAAGATACCGTCGCAACTATTAGTAGTAATAATGACGATGGTAAGAAGGAACCATTCTTCTCATTCTTAGGAGATTCGATCCTAGGAGCAGGAAGATTGATCTTGATCATTACGGCAAATGTAATTGCCTTTGTTGCATTGGCAGCATTGATCGATAAAATTTTACAATTAGTTAACCCTTGGTTAACTTTGGAACATATTTTAGGTATTATTATGTATCCATTCGCATGGCTACTAGGTTTGAGCAGTCACGATTCCTTCCAGATGGCTCAATATATGGGTACCAAATTAGTTACGAACGAATTTGTTGTCATGGGTAAAGTTACCGGAATTATCAACAAATTTGATCCTCACTTCAAAGCTGTCTTGACAGTATTCGTAACTTCATTTGCTAACTTCTCAACACTTGGAATGATCATCGGTTGTTTCAAGGGTATTGTTGATAAGGGCAAGAATGATATTATTTCTAAGAACGTCGGCTATATGTTGCTATCAGGTATTTTAGTTTCATTATTATCAGCAGCATTTGTCGGATTATTCGTTTGGTAA
- a CDS encoding alpha/beta hydrolase yields MALINLSYRTNFLHTYFKTTAVIPDTNKSSYQTLWLLHGYTGDDSAWIRHTNIEKLARKYEIAVIMPEARNAFYTDSDFIPYYSYFVDELIPKIRALLPVSTAVSDNYIAGSSMGGYGALKIGLKNPDIFSKVAALSPITDIVHFRNNPETPMATNTFDTIFDSPDKIAKNQLVNIVSNKNYGQKIMTICGNEDYMYQDNIDFKNFMTQKIGPNYTFHEVSGNHSWDTWTANIETIFKWL; encoded by the coding sequence GTGGCACTCATTAATCTTAGCTACAGAACTAATTTCTTACATACTTATTTTAAAACAACTGCCGTGATTCCTGATACTAATAAGTCATCTTATCAAACGCTTTGGCTTTTACACGGATATACCGGCGACGATTCAGCCTGGATCAGACACACTAACATCGAAAAATTGGCTCGAAAGTATGAAATTGCCGTTATCATGCCTGAAGCTAGAAACGCATTTTATACCGATTCAGACTTTATCCCATACTATTCCTATTTCGTAGACGAATTGATTCCAAAAATTCGAGCACTATTGCCAGTTTCAACCGCAGTTTCCGATAATTATATTGCCGGTTCTAGTATGGGTGGATATGGAGCCTTAAAAATTGGCCTAAAAAATCCGGACATTTTCAGCAAAGTAGCCGCATTGTCACCTATTACTGATATCGTCCATTTCCGCAATAATCCGGAAACGCCCATGGCCACCAATACCTTTGATACTATCTTCGATTCTCCAGACAAAATTGCCAAAAACCAATTAGTTAATATCGTCAGCAACAAAAACTATGGCCAAAAGATCATGACAATTTGTGGTAATGAAGATTATATGTATCAAGATAACATTGATTTTAAGAACTTCATGACTCAAAAAATCGGACCTAATTATACATTCCATGAAGTCTCTGGCAATCATTCCTGGGATACATGGACTGCAAATATCGAAACAATTTTCAAATGGTTATAA